A portion of the Haliaeetus albicilla chromosome 5, bHalAlb1.1, whole genome shotgun sequence genome contains these proteins:
- the PALS1 gene encoding protein PALS1: MTTSHMNGHITEDSDSEAKNVDLASPEEPQKHREMAVDCPGDLGSRMMPMRRSAQLERIRQQQEDIRRRREEEGKKQELDLTASMRLKKLAQIPPKTGIDNPIFDTEEGIVLESPHYAVKTLEVEELLTSLKHIQHILVDPQSQEDISLILQLVQNTDFQNAFKIHNAVTVHMNKASPPYPLISNAQELAQEVQSVLKPSHHKDGQELNALLNAPHMQALLLAHDKVAEQEMQPEPVTDEKIYENVGVYGGETVKIVRIEKARDIPLGATVRNEMDSVIISRIVKGGAAEKSGLLHEGDEVLEINGIEIRGKDVNEVFDLLADMHGTLTFVLIPSQQSKPPPAKETVIHVKAHFDYDPSDDPYVPCRELGLSFQKGDILHVISQEDPNWWQAYRDGDEDNQPLAGLIPGKSFQQQREAMKQTIEEDKEPEKSGKLWCAKKNKKKRKKVLYNANKNDDYDNEEILTYEEMSLYHQPANRKRPIVLIGPQNCGQNELRQRLMNNEVDRFASAVPHTTRSRRETEVAGRDYHFISRQAFESDIAAGKFIEYGEFEKNLYGTSIDSVRQVINSGKICLLNLHTQSLKTLRNSDLKPYIIFVAPPSQERLRALLAKEGKNPKPEELREIIEKTREMEQNNGHYFDTAIVNSDLDKAYQELLRLINKLDTEPQWVPSTWLR, encoded by the exons ATGACAACTTCTCATATGAATGGACATATCACAGAAGATTCTGACAGTGAAGCAAAAAATGTGGATCTTGCATCTCCTGAGGAACCTCAGAAGCACAGAGAAATGGCTGTTGATTGCCCTGGGGATTTGGGCTCCAGGATGATGCCCATGCGTCGGAGCGCTCAACTTGAGCGAATCCGTCAGCAGCAGGAAGACATAAGGCGGAGAcgggaagaagaaggaaagaaacaagaacTGGACCTTACTGCTTCCATGAGGCTAAAGAAACTAGCACAAATTCCTCCTAAAACTGGAATAGATAATCCAATATTTGACACAGAAGAAGGAATTGTTTTGGAGAGTCCTCATTATGCTGTGAAGACA CTAGAAGTGGAAGAACTCTTAACTTCTCTTAAGCATATCCAGCACATTTTGGTAGACCCTCAGAGCCAAGAGGATATCTCTCTCATTTTACAGCTTGttcaaaatactgattttcagAATGCATTTAAGATACACAATGCTGTTACAGTGCACATGAACAAAGCTAGCCCGCCATATCCTCTCATCTCCAATGCACAAGAACTAGCACAAGAG gTACAGAGTGTTTTGAAACCCAGTCACCATAAGGATGGGCAGGAGCTTAATGCTTTGCTGAATGCGCCTCACATGCag GCACTTTTACTGGCTCATGATAAGGTTGCGGAACAAGAAATGCAACCAGAGCCTGTGACAGATGAAAAGATTTATGAGAATGTTGGTGTGTATGGAGGGGAGACAGTTAAAATAGTGCGCATTGAGAAAGCTCGGGATATTCCATTG GGTGCTACTGTTCGCAATGAAATGGATTCTGTTATCATTAGTCGAATAGTGAAaggaggagctgcagagaagagTGGGCTGTTACATGAAGGGGATGAAGTTCTGGAGATTAATGGCATCGAGATTCGTGGAAAAGATGTTAATGAAGTTTTTGACTTGTTG GCTGACATGCATGGTACTCTGACCTTTGTATTGATTCCCAGTCAGCAGAGCAAGCCACCTCCTGCGAAAGAGACAGTT ATACACGTGAAAGCGCATTTTGACTACGATCCCTCTGATGACCCTTATGTCCCCTGCCGAGAGTTAGGCCTATCTTTTCAGAAAGGAGACATACTCCATGTGATCAGCCAGGAAGATCCAAACTGGTGGCAGGCTTACAGAGATGGAGATGAAGATAACCAGCCATTGGCAGGCCTTATCCCTG GAAAAAGTTTTCAGCAACAGAGAGAAGCAATGAAGCAAACCATAGAAGAAGACAAGGAGCCAGAAAAATCAG GAAAACTCTGGTGTgcgaagaaaaacaaaaagaaacgGAAAAAGGTTTTAtacaatgcaaataaaaatgatg ATTATGACAATGAGGAAATTTTGACCTACGAGGAAATGTCACTGTATCATCAACCAGCAAACAGGAAACGGCCTATTGTTCTGATCGGCCCACAGAACTGTGGCCAAAATGAATTGCGGCAGAGACTTATGAATAACGAAGTGGATCGCTTTGCCTCTGCAGTTCCCC ATACTACTCGGAGCAGGCGAGAGACTGAAGTAGCTGGCAGGGATTACCATTTCATTTCCCGACAGGCCTTTGAGAGTGACATAGCTGCAGGGAAGTTCATTGAATATGGAGAGTTTGAAAAGAACCTCTATGGTACTAGCATAGACTCCGTGCGGCAAGTAATCAACTCTGGCAAGATATGCCTTTTAAATCTTCATACCCAG TCACTGAAGACACTACGTAATTCTGACTTGAAGCCATATATTATATTTGTTGCACCACCTTCACAAGAGAGATTACGTGCTTTATTGGccaaagaagggaaaaacccAAAG CCAGAAGAGCTGAGAGAAATCATAGAAAAAACAAGGGAGATGGAACAGAACAATGGCCACTACTTTGATACAGCAATTGTGAATTCTGATCTTGATAAGGCGTATCAAGAGTTACTTCGGTTAATAAACAAACTTGACACAGAACCCCAGTGGGTGCCCTCTACCTGGCTACGATGA